From the genome of Streptomyces sp. JH34:
GTTCGCCGATGCGCTGGATGACCTGCTGCGGCGAGAGGCTGCCGTCCTCCGGCAGGTCGTAACCGACCGGGTAGGTCTCGCGCCAGCGGTTGAGGTCCTTCCACCAGGCTTCGTAGTCGCCGGTGTTGCCCTCGGTGTGCTCGGCCTGGACCGCCTGGACGAGGTCGGCGATGACCTCGCGGGCGTCACCGACGATCGGGACGTCGGCGGCACGGTTCTTGCCGATCTCGGCCGGGTCGATGTCCGCGTGGACGATCTTGGCGTACGGGGCGAAGCTGTCCAGCTTGCCGGTGACGCGGTCGTCGAACCTGGCCCCGAGCGCGACGATCAGGTCGGCCTTCTGCAGCGCGGTGACGGCGGTGACCGAACCGTGCATGCCGGGCATTCCCACGTGCAGCGGGTGGCTGTCGGGGAAGGAGCCGAGCGCCATCAGGGTGGTGGTGACGGGCGCTCCGGTGAGCTCTGCCAGGACCTTCAGCTCGGCGGTGGCGCCGGCCTTCATGACGCCGCCGCCGACGTAGAACACGGGGCGCTTCGACTGGGCGATGAGCTTGGCGGCCTCGCGGATCTGCTTGGCGTGCGGCTTGGTGACCGGACGGTAGCCGGGCAGGTCCATCGTCGGCGGCCAGCTGAAGTTGGTCTTCGCCTGCAGCGCGTCCTTGGCGATGTCGACGAGCACCGGCCCCGGGCGGCCGGTGGAGGCGATGTGGAAGGCCTCGGCGATCGTGTGCGCGATGTCCTCGGCGCGGGTGACCAGAAAGTTGTGCTTGGTGATCGGCATGGTGATGCCGCAGATGTCGGCTTCCTGGAAGGCGTCCGTGCCGATGGCGGCGGAGGCGACCTGGCCGGTGATCGCGACCAGCGGCACGGAGTCCATGGCGGCGTCGGCGATCGGCGTGACCAGGTTGGTGGCACCGGGCCCCGAGGTGACCATGCAGACACCGACCTTGCCCGTGGCCTGCGCGTAACCGGTGGCCGCGTGACCGGCACCCTGTTCGTGGCGGACCAGGACGTGACGGACCCGGGTGGAGTCCATCAGCGGGTCGTACGCGGGAAGGATGCAACCGCCGGGGAGCCCGAATACGGTGTCGGCGCCGACTTCCTCGAGAGAACGGATGAGGGACTGCGCGCCCGTGAGGTGCTCGACGGAGGCGGAGGACGGTCCGCCGTTACGGGCCCGCGGCTGCGGGTGCTGGGCCCCGGTTGCCTGCTCGGTCATCGGCCTTCTCTTCTCGAAGCTGAGGGTTTATGCGGTGTTTTTGTGGTGTTTTGCAAGGTCCCGGTGCAACAAAAAACCCCTCGCGCCGTGAGGCAAGCGAGGGGAGCGCGCCGGTGCGGTCTGCAGGGTGTCCATGAGTGACCCTGCTTCAGCCGACGCGCTTTCCAAGTACGAGAATTCGGGTGCGCATGGCATTGACCCTCTCTCCGGCACGCACACGGTGTCAAGTGGGTGGGACGGGCGTCTCATCATGTGAGCGACCCTGGAGCGGGATGACGCCACCCGCGAGCACCGGCTGAGCGGCGGCGACGACGCCCGGGACGGGGTACTTCCCCCGGATCAGGGTGCGCCGCAGCCGGTACTCGTCCAGCGGGCCGGCGAAGGCCATCCCCTGGCCGTGGGTGCACCCCATGGCGCGCAGGGTGCGCACCTGTTCGGGCACGTCCACGCCTTCGGCCACGGACTGCATGCCGAGGTCTCCCGCGATGCGCAGCAGCCCGCTGGTGATCTTGTGCAGCCTCGCCGATTCGACGACGCCCTCCACCAGGCACCGGTCCAGCTTCAGGACGTCGATGGGGAGCCGGCGCAGGGCGTTGACCGCGGCGTACCCGCTGCCGAAGCCGTCGAGTGCGATCCGGACCCCGAGGCGGCGCAGCGCGACCAGGCGCTGTTCCAGCTCGTCGAAGGAGATCCGGGGGTCGTTGTCCCCCACTTCGATCATGAGGGCTCCGGAGGGCAGCCCGTGCCGCGTCAGGAGCGCCTCGACGGAGCCCGGCGGCAGGGCACTGTCCAGGAGCCGGGCGGCCGAGACGCGCACGGAGAGGGAGACGGAATGCCCGGCCCGGAAGCGGTCGGCGGCCTGCTCGACCGCCTCCTCCAGCAGCCAGCTGCCGAG
Proteins encoded in this window:
- a CDS encoding acetolactate synthase large subunit, with product MTEQATGAQHPQPRARNGGPSSASVEHLTGAQSLIRSLEEVGADTVFGLPGGCILPAYDPLMDSTRVRHVLVRHEQGAGHAATGYAQATGKVGVCMVTSGPGATNLVTPIADAAMDSVPLVAITGQVASAAIGTDAFQEADICGITMPITKHNFLVTRAEDIAHTIAEAFHIASTGRPGPVLVDIAKDALQAKTNFSWPPTMDLPGYRPVTKPHAKQIREAAKLIAQSKRPVFYVGGGVMKAGATAELKVLAELTGAPVTTTLMALGSFPDSHPLHVGMPGMHGSVTAVTALQKADLIVALGARFDDRVTGKLDSFAPYAKIVHADIDPAEIGKNRAADVPIVGDAREVIADLVQAVQAEHTEGNTGDYEAWWKDLNRWRETYPVGYDLPEDGSLSPQQVIQRIGELAPEGTIFAAGVGQHQMWASHFIQYERPATWLNSGGAGTMGYAVPAAMGAKAGMPDRAVWAIDGDGCFQMTNQELTTCALNNIPIKVAIINNGALGMVRQWQTLFYNQRYSNTVLHSGADSDGVPAKGTRVPDFVKLSEAMGCYAIRCEDPADLDKVIAEANAINDRPVVIDFIVHEDAMVWPMVAAGTSNDEVMAARGVRPDFGDNEDD